In Thauera aromatica K172, one DNA window encodes the following:
- the rpsG gene encoding 30S ribosomal protein S7: protein MPRRREVPKREVLPDPKFGNQDVSKFINVIMQSGKKSVAERIVYGAFQHITTKAKDPLEVFAAAVGNVKPVVEVKSRRVGGANYQVPVEVRPSRRMALSMRWLREAARKRAEKSMAQRLAGELMEAAEGRGAAMKKREEVHRMAEANKAFSHYRF, encoded by the coding sequence TCGTGAAGTACCCAAGCGCGAGGTCCTGCCGGATCCGAAGTTCGGAAACCAGGATGTCTCGAAGTTCATCAACGTGATCATGCAGTCGGGCAAGAAGTCCGTTGCGGAGCGCATCGTCTATGGCGCGTTCCAGCACATCACCACCAAGGCGAAGGATCCGCTCGAAGTATTCGCCGCTGCGGTCGGTAACGTGAAGCCCGTGGTTGAAGTGAAGAGTCGCCGCGTCGGCGGTGCCAACTACCAGGTTCCGGTCGAAGTGCGTCCGTCCCGCCGCATGGCGCTGTCGATGCGCTGGCTGCGCGAAGCAGCGCGCAAGCGTGCCGAGAAGTCGATGGCCCAGCGCCTCGCCGGCGAGCTGATGGAAGCCGCGGAAGGGCGCGGGGCGGCGATGAAGAAGCGTGAAGAAGTTCACCGCATGGCCGAAGCGAACAAGGCGTTCTCTCACTACCGCTTCTGA